TCTCGGCCCATATGATTATCTTCTGGCTCAGCCAGGACAGCAACGTCACCCCGCCGGTCTGCCTGACGGCCTTTACCGCGGCCGCCATTGCCAAGACCCAACCGATGACTACCGGCCTGGAAGCCTGGAAAATCGCCAAAGGAATCTACATCGTTCCCCTGCTGTTCGCCTATACTCCGCTGATCGGTGGCAGCTGGTATGAAGTTATGGAAATTTTCATTTTCGCCCTCATCGGCCTCTATGCCTTTTCCGGCGCACTGCAGGGTTGCCTGGAAAATCGGCTTAGCCTGCCGTTGCGCCTGTTTGCCCTGGTACTGGCCGCTGCCATGCTGTGGCCGGCATCTCTCTATGTCCATCTGATTGCTGCTCTGCTCTTTGGCATGCTTTTCTTTTTCAACCTCAGAGGCAAGCCTGAGCCATCGGCCGCAGCGGGCCGGTAGTTATTGACAAAATACCGCAAACCACCTACTGAAAGGCCAAGCGAGCATTGCCGCAACAACCATTATTTGCATTTTCATCTTTTTTTTTATTAAATAAACATTTAGGGAACAATAACGCCAAGAGGACATACATGGCCAAGCAGAAACTTAAAGAGCTTGTTATCAATCGGGACTGGTGCAAAGGCTGCGGCATTTGCGTCAAGTTCTGTCCCACCAAGGTCCTGGAA
This window of the Desulfopila inferna genome carries:
- a CDS encoding 4Fe-4S binding protein, producing the protein MAKQKLKELVINRDWCKGCGICVKFCPTKVLE